The nucleotide sequence GATGTTATTAAAACCCGGTTTCCTTTTTTTAATAAACTGATAATGCATTTGTTGGTTTGTACTACTTGTTTCATGTTGATGTTAGTAGTAGTAACCGTTACAAAAGGTTGGTCTGCATAGAAAGCTTCGTATTTAGCAACTAAATCTTCTAAACTTTCTTCCGATTTTGTGTATAAGGTTGCAAAAATTCCTCTTGGGAAATCCCCTCTATTTGGAACAAAAATTAATTCGTCACTATAAGAAGCTTGTAGCTGATTGATGCTTTGGTTGATTTCGCCCAAATGTTGGTGTTCAAAAGCTTTATAGTGCGAGAAATTGTTGTTTCTCCAGCTAAAATGTGATGTTGGGGATAAACTAACACCCGCACCTGTACTACCCGTAGTGGCATTGATATGAACATCGTCTGTTAGTAATCCTTCGGCTGCTAATGGCAATAAGGCCAATTGAATAGCAGTTGCAAAACAACCAGGATTAGCGATATAATTGGCTTTTTTAATATCGGATTTATTGAGTTCAGGCAAACCGTACACAAATGATTTTCCATCAAATTCCTTGTCTTTAGTCAAACGGAAATCGTTTCCTAAATCAATAATTTTGGTAGTGTCTGAGAATTTGTTGTTTTCTAAAAACGCAATTG is from Flavobacterium sp. NG2 and encodes:
- the argC gene encoding N-acetyl-gamma-glutamyl-phosphate reductase, producing the protein MITIGIIGGSGYTAGELIRILMFHPNAKLDFVYSTTNAGKPLSTAHQDLMGDIEMNFTDTINPNVDVLFLCLGHGKSIAFLENNKFSDTTKIIDLGNDFRLTKDKEFDGKSFVYGLPELNKSDIKKANYIANPGCFATAIQLALLPLAAEGLLTDDVHINATTGSTGAGVSLSPTSHFSWRNNNFSHYKAFEHQHLGEINQSINQLQASYSDELIFVPNRGDFPRGIFATLYTKSEESLEDLVAKYEAFYADQPFVTVTTTNINMKQVVQTNKCIISLLKKGNRVLITSTIDNLLKGASGQAVQNMNLMFGLEETTGLHLKPCGF